ACAGACTTGCTAGTGGAAACAGCGAAAACAGGCAAAGTGATTCATATCAAGAAGGGTCAATTCTTGGCTCCTTGGGATATGAAAGCGATTGCTCAAAAAGCCGTGAACGCTGGAAATGATAAAATCCTTCTTTGCGAACGCGGAACGACTTTCGGTTATAACCGTCTTATCAACGATATGACGGGCCTTGTGGAAATGCGCCGTTTGGGTTTCCCAGTGATCATGGATTGCACGCACTCGACACAGTTGCCAGGTGCAACGGGCGAAAGCAGCGGAGGTCGTGGTGACATGGTATGGCCTTTAGCGCGTGCTGCGATGGCAGTGGGTGTTGATGGTATCTTCCTTGAGACTCATCCAAACCCTGAAAAGGCTTTGTGTGATGGACCGACGTCATTACCACTTAAAAATCTTGAAACTGTTCTTACGAATCTTAAAAAAATCTGGACGACTCATTTCTAAGTAGAGTTCCGTCCTGAATTCAAGTAAGACTGAACCATGGTTAAGCACACGAAAAAGCTCCTGGTTCAGTCTTTAAAAATCGCCTTTTCTGCGGCGATTATTTTTTGGCTGATCCAATCAGGAAAATTAAACTTCTCTGCTCTCAAGAATCTTCTGACTCCTTGGGCGGCAGTAACAGCTTTATCGCTGGTGGCGCTTAATATTTTCTTCGCTAGTGAACGCTGGCGCATTCTGATTCGCTCTCAAGGTCTTCCGGCCCGTTCTTGGCCTGTTTTCAAGCTGACTTTAATTGGCGCTTTCTTTAATTTCGCAATGCCCGGTGGCGTTGGCGGAGACGTCATTAAGGCTTATTACTTCACACGCGAAAACCCCGGCAGCAAAGTCGTGGCCGTCACAAGCGTTCTTATGGATCGCGTCTTGGGCCTTTTTGCGATGATTTTACTCGCCCTGCTAGTGATGTTCTATGACCTCAATCACATCGTGCAAACACCCGCTCTTTTAACTTTGTTTTATTTTATCTGCGGTTTGTTCGTGGCGTTTCTTATAGCCCTCAGCATGATTTTTTCCGTCAAACTGTACGATAGCGGGGCCGTTAAGAAAGGCATCGCCATGCTTCCCCTTTCTGAAAAGTTTTTGAAACTTTATGAAAGCATGCATCTTTATGGAAAAGACGGAAAACGTTTTATTGCCGTGATTTTGATGAGCTTGGTTTCACAAGCTTGCTCGATTGCTTTTCTTTATCTTGCCGGCAGAATGGCGGGCTTTGACGAGGTCTCTGCAAGAACATACTTCCTCGTTGCACCACTTGGATTTATGGCGACAGCGATTCCTATCTCCCCTGCTGGTGTGGGTGTGGGACAAGCGGCGTTTTACTTCCTATTTAATCTCTACGTAGGAAAACAAATCGAATTAGGACCCACGGTCATCACCGCTTTCCAAGTTGGGACTTTCGTCATCAGCTTAAGCGGAGCTTTCTTTTATCTTCGCCGCAAAGACCGAGTCGAAACCAAAGAAATCGAGCAAGAAACTTAATTATAAATCAAGACAGCCTTTTTCTGTGCTCCAGACTGAGAGGCCGTTCTACAAAATGATGTCGGCGAAAGTCTGTGCCCACTCATACTGAAGGCGTGGATCCTTCTTCTTAAATTCTTCTAACGACGCTTGTTCTTTAACGAGCTTATCTGAAGACAAAAGATATAAACGACCCACTCCCGCAGAATATCCCGCAAGAATATCAGAAGCACTGTCACCCACTAAAATGGAAGTCTCCATTCGGACATGCAGTTTTTCATCCACCATTTGCAACATACCGGCGCGAGGCTTGCGAAGGCCGGCATAAAGATTTCCAACAGGCACACCTTCCTCAATAAAGCTCGACCAAACACATTCGTCGATCCAGGCTCCTTTTTCGGCCAAAAGCGATAGCATTTGTTGGTGCACGGCTTGATACTCTTTCCAGGAAATCCAACCGCGTCCCAAGCCTGACTGATTCGTTACAAGAGCAACCCAGTAACCCTTCTTATGAGCAGAGTTGATCAGTTCAATGATTCCCGGCAGTAATTGCACTTTTTGCGCTTCTTTATTGTACGGGACATTCTTAACCACAACATCGTCGCGATCTAAGAAAAGACACGGAGCCTGGCTTGCCTCTCCAAACTGCGGGAGTGCCGGAGGTTTTTTCCAATTTTGCTTCAATGATCCTAAAACTTGCGTCCAGTCATTCAAACTACAATCGGACCATACAAAATCGACAAAAGGAGTCTTAACGAAATTCTTCTTAGCGAGAATCAAACGCTGCCCCTGCAGAACCGAGTTTAAGGCGTCGATCAGCTCCCCTTGCTCTTCAAAAAACAGAATCAGGTCCGTCGCCTTGGTTCGAAAAGTGGCCGACTGAATATCCGCGACCGAGCGTCTGACAAAAGGGATCTCGTAACGAAAATGGCTTAACAAGGTTTCAAGATACATATCCTGATCCACCGGAGCTTTGTCTTTAAGGAAGACAAGCTGTCCACCCATTTGAACTGTTTCCCGAATCAGAGTTTCCCACTGCATCATCTTAAAAATCCCCGTGTCAGAAGCCATTGATTTTCTGTGCCTTATTTTACGACAAGTTGCCTCCCGTGTCCTCGGCTTTCTACTTGCCGCCTTGCATTTTAGCTTATTAGAATTTCACCTGGAGGAACGACATGACTCTCTTACTGAAGCAGATCTTCAATTTTTTAAAGCTCCTGAATTCAGACACAGGAACGAATCAACTGGCTGTGGGATTATCACTGGGATTAATTCTTGGATTCTCTCCCGTCCTATCCATTCAAACATTGATCGTTTTCTTTTTAATTTTTATTTTCCGCGTGCAAATCGGCGCCGCTTTTATCTCGGCTTTCTTTTTCAAGTTCGTGGCATTTCTGTTCGACTATCCCGCGCATCTTTTGGGTAAAGCGGTTTTAGAAACAGAGGGGCTTCGTCCTTTATTCACGACGATGTACAACATGCCTTTTGTTCCGATGACCCGTTTTAATAACAGCATCGTGATGGGATCCATGATTGTTTCACTTCTGCTTCTGCCATTCGCATTTGTCGGTTTCAAAATCATGATCATCAAATATCGCGCAACGGTCGTGGCTCGCTTTAAGAATACGAAGTTCTGGAAAGCCTTCGCCGCAACGAAGTTTTACAACTGGTATCTTAAATACGATGAGCTTTACGGATAAGGCGGAATAAAAATGGCAAACACAACACAAGACACTGCAAAGCCCCTCAAGAAAAAAGGCATCATCCGCTGGGAAGCCATCATTCCTTTTGCGATCATCTGTGCCATCATCGCGCTTTACTTCCACTTCTTCTTTGATACGCATCTACGACGGGCGCTTGAATGGGCCGGATACAATGCCGTGGGAGCTGAAGTAAACATCGCAAAGCTTGAAACAAGCTTCTTTAACGCGAGCCTTCGCATTCAAGGCATTGAAGTCACAGATGCAGAGCGCCCCACTCACGACTCTATTAAAATTGGCGACATCCGTTTTTCAATGCTTTGGGATGCCCTTCTTCGTGCCAAGGTGGTTGTTAACGAAGCCGCCGTTGAGCAAATTGAATTCGGTGTTCTAAGAAAAAAGCCAGGCAAGGTGAAGCCTCCAGAGCCCGACGATGGCCAACCTAGCATGACTGAAAAATTGAAAGCCCAGGCCCTGAAAGAAGCTCAAGAGGAATACGGCGATAATGTTCTTGGGGACGTCATTGCTATGCTGGGCGGAACCGACGCCAACGTCCAACTCCAAAAGCTTCAAGAAAGCCTGCCTTCGAAAGCCATGCTCGAAAAGTTCGATGCGGATTTGAAAGGCAAACAACAAGCTTGGGACGCACGTCTTAAGACCTTGCCTCAAGAAAAAGACATTCGCGCTTTGAACGAGCGTTTGAATAAAATTAAATACAAAGATTTCAAAACTCCGCAGGAGTTGCAAACTTCCGTACAAGAATTGGATAAAGTCCTTAAAGATGGCGATGCCATGTACAAACAGGTACAGACTACGGGCGATGACCTAGGTAAAGACCTTAAAGCCGTAGAAACGCAGTACAAGGACATCGAAAAGCAAATCAAAACGGACATCAGCTCTTTAGAGCAGCACTTCCGCATTCCTCAACTAGACGCGAAAGCCATGACTCGTGCGATGTTTAATAAGTATCTAGCGCCGTACAAATCGAAATTTTATCGCTACAAAGAAATGGCGGATAAATATCTTCCACCCAACCTAATGAAGAAGGATAAAAAGGGCGAAGACATTGCGATCCAACCACACCCACGAGAAAAAGGTATCAGCTACGAATTCGGTCGCGCGAACTCCTATCCACTTTTTTGGGTGAAGCGCACCGCGGTCAGCTCGCAAGCCGGAGTGACTCCCGATGCCGGCAATATCAAAGGTGAGATTTTAGATATCACTTCAAATCAACGTCTTGTAGGCAAGCCTACGGTCGCGACTTTGGCCGGTGACTTCCCGTCTAAAGAGATTTTTGGCTTCTTGTTGCGTCTTTCTTTAGACAACACGAAAGCTTTGAGTGTAATCGCCTACAAGTTCAATGTTGATGCGTACTCAATATTGGGCAAAGACCTGGTAAAAACTCCGGATGTGTCTATTGCTTTCAACAAAGCAACTGGAGCTATGGGCATTGAAGGTAAAGTAGTCGGCCTTAAAAATATCGTTCTGGCGATGAACAATAAGTTCACGAAAGTCGACTATGCGATTTCCGCGAAGAACGAAGTGGCCGACCAGATTTTGAAAGCCGTTTTTGCAGGAATTCCTGCAGTGACTTTGACAGTCAATGGCCAGGGCGACTTCCCGGATATTCCACTGAACATCAACTCGAACCTGGGACCTGAATTGCAGCAAGGTTTCTCGAAACAAATTCAAGCGAAAGTCGATGAAGCTCGCGCACGCATTCAAGCTGTTGTCGATCAAGAGATCGGTAAGCAACGCGCGCAAGTAGAGGCTCAGCTAAATCAATTGCGCGGTCAATTCGATGGCGAAGTTAAAAAAGCCCAAGCGCAAATCGAGACTCAACGCAAACAAGCCGAGTCCCGCATTGATCAAGCGAAGAAAGATGCCGAGAACCAAGGCCGCAAGCAGTTAGAAAAAGAAGGCCAGAAAGCTTTGGACTCTTTGAAAGAAAAATTCGGTTTCTAAGATTTCCAATTTTTCTGTCTAAGATATTTTTTCGAGAGTGTCGAAGCTCTCTACAGGACCTGTAAAGAGCTTCGACACATTCCCTAACTTACTGTTTTTACTTCTAAATTCGCCTCACTTTTTTGACCCTGCCCCTTTTTTTAGCACAAGTTTTCATGCTAGCCTGACGATGAGGTAAATATGAAAGCTTCGATTCCAACTTCAAAATTGATTCTTAGCTGTGTGATCGCCACCCTCGGCACGGCTTGCGCCAAGATGAACTTCACCCCTGTTCCCGAACAGGATAAGGCTTCTATCGTCCCGCCAACGCCTTCTAAAACGGTGACATCCACGGAAGTGGTTGCTTATGGAAATAAGCAAGTCGACTTCCTTTTGGTTTTGGACGATTCAAACTCGATGCTGCCTGAGCTGCAAAAATTGGCCGCGCGCATGTCAAGCTTTGTGAACTCATTGGATGCCAGCAACATCGATTGGCAGATGTGCTTAACCACGACTCGAGGAACTTCTCAAGGCGGCTCGCTTGTTTACGGTAAGCCTTTAAACTGGAACAGCTATTCACCTTCATCAGGTCCCGCTTACTTGCTAAAAAAAGGCACGGCGAACCTCAATACGATTTTCACTTCCACAGTGAATGCTTTAACTATTGGTGGCTCTAACTCGGGTGATGAGCGCGCCATCAAAGCGACTCACGATAATTTCCTAGATACTTCTCACAGCTGTTATCGTCCTGGGGCCGCTGTTTCCGTCATCGTAATTTCTGACGAAGACGAACGCTCTGTCGGAGGCAACGCCAGCCGCGTGAAGCCCAACGATGCCGACGGCGTTTTCCAGCCTATGGAATCTTCGGACCAACCTACGACATTGTTAGATGTAGCGCACAGCACTTTTGGTCAAGACTTGCGCTTCACTTTTAGCTCTATCATTGTGAAACCCGGTGATTCCGTGTGTGAGGCGGAGCAAGACCAAAACGTTTCGCCTAGCCATCCCGGATACGTTTATTCCGAAATGTCGCGCCTTACGGACGGAGGCGTCGGCAGTATTTGTGATGCCGATTATAGCGCCAACCTCAATAACTTCCGCGACAAGATCGTGAACTCTTTGTCCTCTTTGAACCTGCAGTGCGACCCTGCGGAGGGTACGTTGAAAGTAAGAATCGGAGGACTTGAAGTCCCCGGAATTAAACTCGACGGAAAAGTTCTGAAATTCAGCTACCCGCTAGTTGAAGGAACCCAAATCGACTTGATGTACGACTGTAAAGATTAAGAATCTCATTCCCGCCTTTGCTAAGGATCCGGCGAAGGCTTTTTCTATTGCGCTGACTTTCCTAAAAGAGAATTTACGTAGGCAATTGAATCTTTGTTATACCAATCAATCGTTCCTACGATCTTCTTAACAAGCTTCTGGTCTTTACCCAAAACCATCGACTCCGGAAGACGAGCCACCTGGAACTGCTTCATCAAGCTACGGTCTTGATCCCAAACGATTTTGATGTTTTCGCCTTTCATCTCGGGGAAAGACTTCATAAAGACATCGATATCTTCGCGCAGGCTATCGCCGGAAATCGCGATCAGCTGTACATCGCCTTTAAATTCTTTCACTAATTTGATAAGCGACGGAACTTCCTCAATACAAGGCCCACACCAAGAAGCCCAGAAGTTCAAAATAACGATTTTACCTTCCATGGACTTTAACTCAAAACTTTGTCCTGCCAGATCTTTCGCTTCGAAGTTAGGCACGCCTTCTTTTTCCATACGCTCTAAAGCAGAATAGTTGTTCGCGCCCGTCTCTTCCACACGAGAACCCATCCAATGATTAAATCCCCACACTCCTAAAACAGCGAAGATAACAACGACGATAATAGCTTTAAGATGTTGTTTCATAGGAACTCCTTACGTGCAGATAGCACGTAAACTGTAGGTCAATCTTGTGAGGAGAGCAATCAATGAGCTCCGCAATACCCGGCTTGCGACAAAAGGTTGCACTGCCAACTAGCCTCGTGGAGCATCCAAAATCTCCATGACCTGAACTCCATCACCCGGAAAAATCGCAAAGTGAGGGTGATCCAAAAACATCTGAGCCGCCTTTTCAAGAGACTCGGCCTTCACAACGATAAAGTTTCCTTGAAGCGCAGGGATATCTTGGACACCTTGAGTATCCACTAGCTTCGTATTCCCCAAAGGCCCACCTTCATAGACGACAGCGCTTTTATACCTCACCGCCCACTGCTCGCGCGCGACGGTCCCCTTTTCCATACGATCTGCCTGCTCTTCAGGACTTAACGTTTTCCACGCTTCATGAGCCTTACTATTCTCAGCACAAGTGAAAATCGCCAAAAAATTCTTCATACAAGCTCCAAGAGTTATTCTTATATCTGGTCAAGTGGTCGCAGTTTTTGAAAACAGATGGGATGCGAGGGTTCAAGCCCCGTTACTCACCCCAATTTAATGTAACAGCTAATCCAGGAGACTGCCTCCAAAGAAGTTCACATCGCGAGTCGCCTAGTAAAGCACAAACGAATATTACGTAAATGAATGTGAAGGATAAAAAGGACTAGGCACAAA
The window above is part of the Bdellovibrio bacteriovorus genome. Proteins encoded here:
- a CDS encoding TIGR03545 family protein, which translates into the protein MANTTQDTAKPLKKKGIIRWEAIIPFAIICAIIALYFHFFFDTHLRRALEWAGYNAVGAEVNIAKLETSFFNASLRIQGIEVTDAERPTHDSIKIGDIRFSMLWDALLRAKVVVNEAAVEQIEFGVLRKKPGKVKPPEPDDGQPSMTEKLKAQALKEAQEEYGDNVLGDVIAMLGGTDANVQLQKLQESLPSKAMLEKFDADLKGKQQAWDARLKTLPQEKDIRALNERLNKIKYKDFKTPQELQTSVQELDKVLKDGDAMYKQVQTTGDDLGKDLKAVETQYKDIEKQIKTDISSLEQHFRIPQLDAKAMTRAMFNKYLAPYKSKFYRYKEMADKYLPPNLMKKDKKGEDIAIQPHPREKGISYEFGRANSYPLFWVKRTAVSSQAGVTPDAGNIKGEILDITSNQRLVGKPTVATLAGDFPSKEIFGFLLRLSLDNTKALSVIAYKFNVDAYSILGKDLVKTPDVSIAFNKATGAMGIEGKVVGLKNIVLAMNNKFTKVDYAISAKNEVADQILKAVFAGIPAVTLTVNGQGDFPDIPLNINSNLGPELQQGFSKQIQAKVDEARARIQAVVDQEIGKQRAQVEAQLNQLRGQFDGEVKKAQAQIETQRKQAESRIDQAKKDAENQGRKQLEKEGQKALDSLKEKFGF
- a CDS encoding TIGR03546 family protein; its protein translation is MTLLLKQIFNFLKLLNSDTGTNQLAVGLSLGLILGFSPVLSIQTLIVFFLIFIFRVQIGAAFISAFFFKFVAFLFDYPAHLLGKAVLETEGLRPLFTTMYNMPFVPMTRFNNSIVMGSMIVSLLLLPFAFVGFKIMIIKYRATVVARFKNTKFWKAFAATKFYNWYLKYDELYG
- a CDS encoding lysylphosphatidylglycerol synthase transmembrane domain-containing protein, which gives rise to MVKHTKKLLVQSLKIAFSAAIIFWLIQSGKLNFSALKNLLTPWAAVTALSLVALNIFFASERWRILIRSQGLPARSWPVFKLTLIGAFFNFAMPGGVGGDVIKAYYFTRENPGSKVVAVTSVLMDRVLGLFAMILLALLVMFYDLNHIVQTPALLTLFYFICGLFVAFLIALSMIFSVKLYDSGAVKKGIAMLPLSEKFLKLYESMHLYGKDGKRFIAVILMSLVSQACSIAFLYLAGRMAGFDEVSARTYFLVAPLGFMATAIPISPAGVGVGQAAFYFLFNLYVGKQIELGPTVITAFQVGTFVISLSGAFFYLRRKDRVETKEIEQET
- a CDS encoding TlpA disulfide reductase family protein translates to MKQHLKAIIVVVIFAVLGVWGFNHWMGSRVEETGANNYSALERMEKEGVPNFEAKDLAGQSFELKSMEGKIVILNFWASWCGPCIEEVPSLIKLVKEFKGDVQLIAISGDSLREDIDVFMKSFPEMKGENIKIVWDQDRSLMKQFQVARLPESMVLGKDQKLVKKIVGTIDWYNKDSIAYVNSLLGKSAQ
- a CDS encoding HAD-IIIA family hydrolase, which gives rise to MASDTGIFKMMQWETLIRETVQMGGQLVFLKDKAPVDQDMYLETLLSHFRYEIPFVRRSVADIQSATFRTKATDLILFFEEQGELIDALNSVLQGQRLILAKKNFVKTPFVDFVWSDCSLNDWTQVLGSLKQNWKKPPALPQFGEASQAPCLFLDRDDVVVKNVPYNKEAQKVQLLPGIIELINSAHKKGYWVALVTNQSGLGRGWISWKEYQAVHQQMLSLLAEKGAWIDECVWSSFIEEGVPVGNLYAGLRKPRAGMLQMVDEKLHVRMETSILVGDSASDILAGYSAGVGRLYLLSSDKLVKEQASLEEFKKKDPRLQYEWAQTFADIIL
- the kdsA gene encoding 3-deoxy-8-phosphooctulonate synthase, which translates into the protein MNTGFGPLNKPVVLKNGSETITWGDGKNFVLFAGPDIIEDEGMVLETGKEIQRVTKALGIPWILKCSFDKANRQSAASFRGPGVNSALKSLEKIKGELGCALLTDVHETIQVKETAEVADVLQIPAFLSRQTDLLVETAKTGKVIHIKKGQFLAPWDMKAIAQKAVNAGNDKILLCERGTTFGYNRLINDMTGLVEMRRLGFPVIMDCTHSTQLPGATGESSGGRGDMVWPLARAAMAVGVDGIFLETHPNPEKALCDGPTSLPLKNLETVLTNLKKIWTTHF